Genomic segment of Nostoc sp. TCL240-02:
CAAGGTTTGACTAAAAGCTTGCGACAACAATTAAATACATTTTCAGCCACTGCTAATTCAGTGCAACGAGCGACTAACCAACTTAATACATCTGCAAATCAAACAGTAAATAAATTCGGTGCAACTGCAACTCAAGCAAATCGTTTGCTCAACAACCTGGATAATCTGTTGACAACAAATCGTTCTTCGTTGGTTGGCGCTTTAAATAATATCACCGAAACCAGCAACCAACTACGTGTTACAGTCAGTAGCCTATCACCATCTGTGAATCGATTGACTAAAGGAGAATTACTCAACAATCTAGAAGCTCTTTCAGCAAATGCAGCGCAAGCCTCAGCTAATTTACGCGATGCTTCTAAAACCTTAAACGATCCCAAAAATGCGGTGCTGCTGCAACAAACTTTAGATTCAGCACGAGTCACCTTTGAAAATACCCAAAAAATTACATCTGATTTGGATGAATTGACAGGCGATCCTAATTTCCGAAAAAATTTGCGGCAATTAGTGAATGGTTTAAGTGGTTTAGTCTCTTCTACACAAGAGATGCAGCAACAAGTACAAGTTGCTACTACTCTAGATTCGGTCAAAGCTGCTGTGAGCAAACCAAATAATCTAATTCCTACCCCAGCACCAACCCAACAAGCAATGTCTAATGACAAGTCGCTACCCGTCTATGAAGTTAATCCTTCACCTGCTAATTTTGAAAGTAGTGACATCAACCTTCAACCAACTCCCAATCCGTCTATCCCTAACTCATCCCAAGAAGTTCTGTTAAAACAGCTGCGGGAGTATGGTAAGCAACGAGAGCAACTGGAGATGGAAAAATAGGCAATAGACATCAGTAGCGATCGCTTCGCTAATTGGTTTTTTTGGTCATGTCAGGGAACTCTATTAATACAATTCAGTAATTCGCGCAGTTTTCCTTCTAACTCCTGCCTTGCTCTCAATTGGTTAACGAATTACTGACTTACTACAAAAAATCTGTCCCTCTCCAACTCAGAAAGGGACAGACTTAAACTTGAGTATTGCGCTATTAGGTGCGTCAAGGAAGTAACGCATTCGTTTTGATCTTGCCTGTCACAGTACCTTAAGCAGAGGCATAACGCACCTTTTTATCTTAGAAAAAGTAGACTTAGACAAACACGAAGCGAGTATCTGTTGCCAAATTGCGATTTAATCCGCTTTCCACAACCGCAATTAATTCTAATTGCGTCCCATTATTGGCGAAAATGCCCACAGATGAACTACTAAATCCAGATACTGATGCTGACCCTAAGAAATAATTGTCAGCAGATCCTTTAAGCTGAATCCGATCGCTTGCTTTGAAGCTAACAATATCGGCGTAGTCACCATTGCCAGATTTGGTATAGAAAACTGAACTAGCATCACCCAAAATGTAAGTATCTGCACTTTGAGCGCCGTTGAGTTGGTCAATTTCGTTTGTACCACCTCCCCAACCAATTAGATGGTCATTGCCACCACCTCCAGCCAGGATGTCATTGCCAAGTCCACCTAGAAGCGTGTCATTACCTGCTCCACCATTGAGGTTGTCATTACCTACTCCACCATCAAGAATGTCATTACCTGCCCCACCAAGAAGTGTATCATTGTCAAGTTCACCTAAAAGTATGTCATCGGCTGCTCCACCATCAAGAATGTCATTACCTGCCCCACCTAAAAGTGTGTCAATGCCATCGTTCCCCAAAAGGGAATCATTACCGCCCTTGGCATCAATGTAATCATTGCCTGCTGCACCACTGAGTGTCTCATTGGCATCAGTGCCGATCACGCGATCGTTGCCACCTAGAGCATTGAATACGCTTACACCAACAAGTTGGTCGATAAAGATAATGTCGTTGCCAGATGTCGCCTTGTTATTGGCAACAGTCAGGTCAAAGGTATCGCTAACACTGCCACCTTTGCCATCAGCAGCGGTAACAGTGACGGCAAAAATACCAGTTTGGGAGACATTGCCGAATATCAGACCTGTGTTAGCGATATCAGATCCAGTGGGTAAGCCCGTAGCAGTGTAGGTCAGGGTGTCGCCTCGATCTATATCAGTAAATTTGTCACCGACGTTGAAAGAGAAAAGCTTGCCTGTAGAGATGATTCTGTCTTCAAGAGGTTGCACTACCGTCGGAGCATCGTTGACACCAGTGACGCTGACATTAATGATCGTTGTAGATTGTAAACCTTTACTGTCTGCGATCGCATAGCTAAAACTATCAGTTGCAGTCTGCCCTTGGGGTAGAGAGTTAAAACTGGAGGCTGTGTAAGTCAAGTTTTGTGTGGTTGGGTTAAAGGTGACTGTACCTTTTATGCCTGTTGTGTTAACAGCAATGATGTTTTTAGTGTCTCCGGCATCAGGGTCAGTATCGTTACTTAGTAAAATACTACGGAGATTAACTGTAGTTGCGTCTTCGGCAACGTTGATTGTATCAACTACGGCTGTAGGTGCTTCGTTGACATCATTAACTTGGATAGTCAACGCCTTGTCAAGGGAAAGTCCACCATTATCGGTGCTGCGTACCCGAATGCTGTAAGCAGATTTGGTTTCAAAGTCTGGGGAGGCGTTGATTTTTAAGGTGTTGTCTGCGATCGCAAAGGTAGTGTTATCAGTATCACCTGTTCCAGCAACTAAGCTGTAAGTGAAAGTGTTGCCTGTGTCTGGGTCAGTAGTGCTAAATGTACCCACTACGCTATTAGCGGCCACATTTTCATTGGTGCTGCTAGGACTTAAAGTCAAATTGGTGGGAGCGTTGTTGGCACTAACAAGATTTAGCCCTACCAGTACAGGGTCGTGGTCAGAGGCACGGAATTGGTCAGCATTATATAAACTGCTGATTTGACCTGCTGATTTGAAGTTAGTGTTGTAATCCAGCACACTGGGTTCATCAGAATTGATGTGCCATTTTTCTGCACCACTTACCTGTGCAGCTAAACTGCCAGTGGCTAGGGCATGATCCAGGGAACCTACCTGTCCGTCGAAAACATAGGAGTAGGAAGTGTCAGGGAGTAAGTTATTATACCCTGCACCTGCAAGGGTTGTTAGCGGATCTTCCTTCGCATAGGAGTTGAGATCGCCGACAACTAGGTAGTCTGTATCATTAGTTCCGGTGGGTTTGGTCGCCAGCCATGCTGCCAAATCTTGAGCTTGACGAGTCCGTGTTCCATTAGAGAAACCTTGACCATCCCCAGCATCAGCATCACCAACACCCCCTGAACTTGAACCCTTGGATTTGAAGTGATTGACAACTACTGTAAATTGTTCGCCATTTGAATTTTGTCCGAAGGTCTGCGCGAGGGGTTGTCGTCCCACCAAGTTAAAAGCTGCACTGGTGGTTAGGGTTGCTGCTGCACCTACTGGGGTAACTTTGCCAGATTTGTAGATTAATCCAACTGTGATTTCGTCAGTTGCCAAACTGGTTCCAGGATTGATAAAGCTGTAAGTCCCAGCACCAGCAACTGCATTTAATCCGTTGACTAAATCTTGAATAGCACTGGTAGAACCATAACCGTCGTTCTCTATCTCCTCTAGCCCGACAATATCTACTCCTGATGTGACAATGGCTTGGATAATCTTGTCGCGCTGACGGTTTAACTCAGTCAGGTTCTCAGCCCCGCGTGATGTGGGGAAGCCGCCACCTGTGCCATTACCGTTAAAGAAGTTGAGAACGTTGAAACTGGCAACCTTTAGGGTACCACCGACATTTGGAGGGGTGACGGGACGGGGATTAGTGGGGGTAAAGTTAACTCCAGTTGTGGTTTGGATGCGATAGCCTTCAAAGCGATCGTCTAAAATACCAGTAATGCTGGCAACGGTATCACCACCGCGCAGGGTATTAGACGCACTCAGAGGATTACCGCCACGACCAAAGAGGATGGGGTCAGGGTTTTGAGTACTGCTACCGTCATCCAAATAAATTCTCCGCTTGGCAATGTCAGCTAGATAAGCAGAGTTTCCACTGACGCTAGGAGCATTAAATTGAGTGTATTGGTCAAGTCTGGCATCTGTACCGGGTTGGTTGCTGGAGCCTGTAGCTGAGAGGAGAACCTCTCCAAAACGACCTAATTGGAAATACTCAGTCACAGTGAGGTTGCCACTGCCAGCACTGAGATTGACTAACATCCCTTCGTAGCGTTCCAAGTCGCTGACGTTGGTGACTGGTAACTGGACGTTAATTGCTGTGGGTAGGGTGCTTGCTCCTTGATTGATAACAGTTCCAGAAGTGATATCCAGTTCAGTCAGACTGCTGGTGTTTCCACCGCTAGTAGTAGTGAATTCTTTAGCGATTCCAGTGATACGGACTTTATCACCGATGTTGCCAGTAAATTTGCCATTTGGGTCGTAAACAAAGATGGCTTCTGAGGTTGCAGCATTGTTATCAGCATCGGCATCTTCTTCTTGAACGTAGAAACCGTTAAGTTTGGTAGAACCGAGGAATGCACGGGTAACAATACCTTCAATGGTTTGAGTTCCTGTTAAAGCTGCCGTTGAGCCGCTACCTTGAATGTCGTGAATCAGAGTCGGAGCGACATCGTTATCAGCGATCGCCACTGTTGCAGTAGCATTACCCAGAGTATAGTCTGTGGTGGTATTCAGAGTCAAAGTGACAGTTTCAGTTCCTTCAACTGTCAGATCGTCTACAGGTGTAATGGTGATATCGACAAAGGATTGTCCGGCAGCGATGGTTGCTGTGCCTGTTAGGGTTGGTGTGTAATCTGC
This window contains:
- a CDS encoding ExeM/NucH family extracellular endonuclease, with protein sequence MALTQGDIAFISFNADEDGWSIVTFVDIDPNTTIYFTDNEATSTTAFNTGESYFQWTSGSSTINAGTVIRFTGVDVATLAASVGTLSRATVSGSSNYGLSTSGDVIYAFLGSSAAAPTTILTAVSSGDVVTPGDTIANAGLTVGVNAIVLRTSADYGEYSGSRTGQSSFANYKSSVFNVNNWTVDQTDGNYTTTAPNTTNFTIAASIPTVTIAAQDANAAEAGTDPGIFRISRTGSTTDALTVNYNVATGAGQATSADYTPTLTGTATIAAGQSFVDVTITPVDDTTVEGTETVTLTLNSTANYTLGTATTATVVIADNDTAVSSIDLSTYVRIGRYDLPEPTRTTPPTNSLLAQEVSAVTYNKDTDTLFVVGDGGRAIVQVSKTGQLIDSMTLASGSSPQGTEFYDTEGLTYVGDGKFVLIEERDRQANLFTYAPGTTLTRSNVQTVKLGTTVGNIGIEGISYDPQTGGFIAVKEITPEGIFQTNIDFAAGTASNGSPTTVNSTNLFDPALAGLADFADVFALSNVSALNGQPDSSHLLILSQESGKIVNIDRTGNISSSLTIVSDAGNPLSVADQGNEGITVDKNGLIYVTNENGGGDIDHPQLWVYAPSSFTYTNQAPVAVSLANTVTSLSESTSTATPFKVANIIVSDDALGTNTLSLTGADANSFEITDNALFLKAGTTLDFETKTNYNVSVNVNDTTVGNNPDATTAFTLSVTDVNENPTTSSIFITEVAPWSSGNSPVAADWFELTNKGLSAVDITGWKIDDNSNSFAASVALNGITSIGAGESVIFIEGATVNPTFLSNWFGANPPAGLKIGNYSGAGVGLGAGGDAVNIYNSTGALQANVVFGASPAAAPFATFDNAALLNNATIATLSAVGVNGAFVAVNSSTEIGSPGTIVSSLPTIAITAQDANAAEAGSDPGIFRISRTGSTTNALTVNYNVATGTGQATSADYTPTLTGTATIAAGQSFVDITITPVDDLTVEGTETVTLTLNTTTDYTLGNATATVAIADNDVAPTLIHDIQGSGSTAALTGTQTIEGIVTRAFLGSTKLNGFYVQEEDADADNNAATSEAIFVYDPNGKFTGNIGDKVRITGIAKEFTTTSGGNTSSLTELDITSGTVINQGASTLPTAINVQLPVTNVSDLERYEGMLVNLSAGSGNLTVTEYFQLGRFGEVLLSATGSSNQPGTDARLDQYTQFNAPSVSGNSAYLADIAKRRIYLDDGSSTQNPDPILFGRGGNPLSASNTLRGGDTVASITGILDDRFEGYRIQTTTGVNFTPTNPRPVTPPNVGGTLKVASFNVLNFFNGNGTGGGFPTSRGAENLTELNRQRDKIIQAIVTSGVDIVGLEEIENDGYGSTSAIQDLVNGLNAVAGAGTYSFINPGTSLATDEITVGLIYKSGKVTPVGAAATLTTSAAFNLVGRQPLAQTFGQNSNGEQFTVVVNHFKSKGSSSGGVGDADAGDGQGFSNGTRTRQAQDLAAWLATKPTGTNDTDYLVVGDLNSYAKEDPLTTLAGAGYNNLLPDTSYSYVFDGQVGSLDHALATGSLAAQVSGAEKWHINSDEPSVLDYNTNFKSAGQISSLYNADQFRASDHDPVLVGLNLVSANNAPTNLTLSPSSTNENVAANSVVGTFSTTDPDTGNTFTYSLVAGTGDTDNTTFAIADNTLKINASPDFETKSAYSIRVRSTDNGGLSLDKALTIQVNDVNEAPTAVVDTINVAEDATTVNLRSILLSNDTDPDAGDTKNIIAVNTTGIKGTVTFNPTTQNLTYTASSFNSLPQGQTATDSFSYAIADSKGLQSTTIINVSVTGVNDAPTVVQPLEDRIISTGKLFSFNVGDKFTDIDRGDTLTYTATGLPTGSDIANTGLIFGNVSQTGIFAVTVTAADGKGGSVSDTFDLTVANNKATSGNDIIFIDQLVGVSVFNALGGNDRVIGTDANETLSGAAGNDYIDAKGGNDSLLGNDGIDTLLGGAGNDILDGGAADDILLGELDNDTLLGGAGNDILDGGVGNDNLNGGAGNDTLLGGLGNDILAGGGGNDHLIGWGGGTNEIDQLNGAQSADTYILGDASSVFYTKSGNGDYADIVSFKASDRIQLKGSADNYFLGSASVSGFSSSSVGIFANNGTQLELIAVVESGLNRNLATDTRFVFV
- a CDS encoding MlaD family protein — its product is MRGLMTSRFASGRTFREGSVGLLLLVGLGVFGLLFLWLNRFTAAGRSYKIIVEFANAGGMQKGAIVRYRGVKVGTISQVLPKANAIDIEIEIAQTDLIIPRNVVVEANQSGLISESIIDITPKTTLPAGVVIARPLDKSCDSSLIVCNGSRLKGQIGISVDELIRSSTDLASSYNDPKFYRNVNRVLETTTGAASSFTELSQDLQGLTKSLRQQLNTFSATANSVQRATNQLNTSANQTVNKFGATATQANRLLNNLDNLLTTNRSSLVGALNNITETSNQLRVTVSSLSPSVNRLTKGELLNNLEALSANAAQASANLRDASKTLNDPKNAVLLQQTLDSARVTFENTQKITSDLDELTGDPNFRKNLRQLVNGLSGLVSSTQEMQQQVQVATTLDSVKAAVSKPNNLIPTPAPTQQAMSNDKSLPVYEVNPSPANFESSDINLQPTPNPSIPNSSQEVLLKQLREYGKQREQLEMEK